A window of Microbacterium hominis genomic DNA:
CCTTGATGACGGCGAGGTAGTTCTGGTTCTGGCTCATGCCGGCCTCCGTCTTCCCGAACCCGTAACCTTCAACCTCTAGTAGAGGTATAAAGAATTGCCCGGTATGCAATTCCCTTCACTGAAGGTAAGCGGCGCGCGCCGCGCGCCCGGCAGCGCTGCGGCGTGTCGCGCCATCGCGCACCCGAATCCGTCGGACTGCCAACCCGCTCAGCCGACGACGACCGCGCTCGGCGTGGACACGTCGTAGAGACGCACGCCGCCCGGCGGCCGGGTCGCCATGGTGGTCTCCAGCACGACGGCCTTGAGCGCCGAGTCGTCGGCGCTCCCCCAGACCACCTCGGTCTCGGTCGCGCCGAGGGTGAGGGTCACATCGTCGGCGGTGGATGCCGTCACCTCGGTCACCTGGGCGCGGATGCCCTCGGGCAGCGATCGCATCACCTGACCGGCCGCTTCGAAGGCCGCAGAGTCGGTCCCGCCCGCGATCGTGAGGATCGGGGCGCCCGGCGCGGGCTCCTGAGTGGTCGACAGCGCAACGCCCGCGGCATCCACCACGGTGTACCCGGAGCGGCTCTGGATCAGCCCGATCGGCGTGCGCTCGACGATGCGCACGACGAGGTCGTGCGGGGGACGCGCCTCGAGCGAATAGGACTCCACCAGCGGGAAGGTGACGAGCGCGGCCTTGATCGCGCTCTCGTCGATCCGGGCCAGCGGCGTTCCGAGCTGGTCCGACAGGGCGGACTCCACCGCCGCGGCATCCAGGCGCTCCGCGCCCACCACGTCGATGCGCTCGACGGCGAACAGCGGGCTGTACGCGGCTCCGAGCGTGCCGAGCACGACGAGGAGGAGTGCGCCGGCCGCCCCGATCCACATCATGCGCCGACGGCGCTGGCGCACGGTGAAGCGGCGCATCTCCGCGCGCAGCGCCTTGCGCCGCGCGCGGGAGGCGCGCCACACGTCCCTCACACTCAGCCGGCCCGCCTCCGGCTCCCGCACGGGGTCGCCCGTGTCGGCGGCTGCGTCAGGCCGCTCCGGCGATGCCGGCGCCTCGGGCGCGGCATCCACGCGGTCGTCGACCTCGACAGCGGTGCGGGATGCCGCCGTCTCCGACTCCGCTCCGACGGCGTCGTCCGCGCTCGCGCGCCCGGGGCCCCGCGGGGGCACCGGCGGCTGAGGGAGCGGACTGGGCCGTCTCACGCAGAGGGCTCCGCGGTGTCGTCGGCCGACGTGCGCCCGAGTGCCTCCAGCACCTGCGGAATGATCAGGTAGACGTTCCCGCAGCCGAGGGTGATGACGTAGTCGCCGGGTCGGGCGACAGTGGCCGTGTAGTCGGCCGCGGCCTGCCAGTCGGCGACGTAGTGCACGTTGGCGGGGTCGGCGAACGCGTCGCTGACCAGCGCGCCGGTCACCCCGGGCACGGGGTCCTCGCGCGCACCGTACACGTCGAGCATCACGGTGTGGTCGGCGTGCTGCTCGAGCACCTGCGCGAACTCGCGGTACATCTCCTGCGTGCGGGAATAGGTGTGCGGCTGCTGGATCGCGATGATGCGGCCGTCGCCGACGACGGTGCGCGCGGCGCTCAGCGCGGCGGCCACCTCGGTCGGATGATGGGCGTAGTCGTCGTAGACGCTGACCCCCCGCTCGACGCCGTGGAGCTCGAACCGGCGCACGGTGCCCGCGAAGCCCTCGACGGCGCGCACCGCCTCCTCCAGCCCGTAGCCGAGCGTCAGCAGCACCGCGACGGCGCCGGCCGCGTTGATCGCGTTGTGGGCGCCCGGGACGGGCAGCTGCGCCGCCACCGTCTGACCGTCGTGGGTGAGCGAGAACGCCACCGCGCCATCCGTGCGGATCTCCGTCACCCGCACGTCGGCCTCGGCCGCTTCGCCGAACGTGACGACGTTCGCGTGAGTGAGCCGAGACGACACGCGCCGGGCCCCCGCGTCGTCGGACGAGATCACGACGGCTTCGCGCGCCCCGTCGGCGAAGCGGGCGAAGGCGTCGTAGAACGCGTCGCGCGAACCCCAGTGGTCGAGATGGTCGGGATCGACGTTGGTGATGAGGGCGATCGAGGTGTCGTAGAGCAGGAAGGTGCCGTCGGACTCGTCGGCCTCGATGACGAACACGTCGTCGGAGCCGGTGCCGCTGGACACGCCCAGCTGCGAGATCACCCCTCCGTTGACGAAGGTGGGATCGGCGTCGAGATCGCGCAGCGCCGTCACGATCATGCCGGTCGACGTCGTCTTGCCGTGGGCGCCGGCCACCGAGACCAGGCGTCGTCCGCCGATGAGCCAGTGCAGCGCCTGCGAGCGGTGGATCACGTGGAGCCCGCGCTGCCTGGCGAGCAGGAACTCGGGGTTCTCCGGCCAGATGGCGCCGGTGTGCACGACCGTGTCGACGTCGTCGGGCAGGTTCGCCGCGTCGTGGCCGACGTGCACGATCGCGCCGCGCGCGGCGAGATCGCGCAGGGCGGCGCTGTCGGCGCGGTCCGAGCCGGAGACACGGATGCCGCGGTCGAGGAACATGCGGGCGAGGCCCGACATCCCGGAGCCGCCGATCCCGATGAAGTGGGCGGCCTCGATGTGCTCGGGGATGGGGAGGGAGAGGTCGGGTCTGATCATGACCGGTCAATCCTAAGTCGCGCGGCGCACGGCGGCTCCCCGGCGCGCGGCACCGACCGGCCGCGGACTAGCGTGCGAGGGTCGCGTCGATGAGCGCGATCACGTTCTCCGTGCCGCCG
This region includes:
- the murC gene encoding UDP-N-acetylmuramate--L-alanine ligase, which gives rise to MIRPDLSLPIPEHIEAAHFIGIGGSGMSGLARMFLDRGIRVSGSDRADSAALRDLAARGAIVHVGHDAANLPDDVDTVVHTGAIWPENPEFLLARQRGLHVIHRSQALHWLIGGRRLVSVAGAHGKTTSTGMIVTALRDLDADPTFVNGGVISQLGVSSGTGSDDVFVIEADESDGTFLLYDTSIALITNVDPDHLDHWGSRDAFYDAFARFADGAREAVVISSDDAGARRVSSRLTHANVVTFGEAAEADVRVTEIRTDGAVAFSLTHDGQTVAAQLPVPGAHNAINAAGAVAVLLTLGYGLEEAVRAVEGFAGTVRRFELHGVERGVSVYDDYAHHPTEVAAALSAARTVVGDGRIIAIQQPHTYSRTQEMYREFAQVLEQHADHTVMLDVYGAREDPVPGVTGALVSDAFADPANVHYVADWQAAADYTATVARPGDYVITLGCGNVYLIIPQVLEALGRTSADDTAEPSA
- a CDS encoding FtsQ-type POTRA domain-containing protein, whose amino-acid sequence is MRRPSPLPQPPVPPRGPGRASADDAVGAESETAASRTAVEVDDRVDAAPEAPASPERPDAAADTGDPVREPEAGRLSVRDVWRASRARRKALRAEMRRFTVRQRRRRMMWIGAAGALLLVVLGTLGAAYSPLFAVERIDVVGAERLDAAAVESALSDQLGTPLARIDESAIKAALVTFPLVESYSLEARPPHDLVVRIVERTPIGLIQSRSGYTVVDAAGVALSTTQEPAPGAPILTIAGGTDSAAFEAAGQVMRSLPEGIRAQVTEVTASTADDVTLTLGATETEVVWGSADDSALKAVVLETTMATRPPGGVRLYDVSTPSAVVVG